CGACCGACGAGTTGAAACGCGAAGGCCAGGCACATGCGGCGCTATACGAGCTGCTGGAACTGCTGACTGCGGCCCAATGGCCGGTCAAAGCCGGCCCGACGGCCAAGCTGCAGCGCGAACAAGCCGCTGCGGCGCTCGGCCAACTGGCGCAGGCGACTACGGCGCCGGCGGCTGAAGCCAACCGCTGGGCCGGCGAATATCGTGCCGCCGTGGCCTTGGCCGCCGCGGCGATCGATGCGCTGCGCACCGAGCTGTGGAACAGCGAAACTCCTGCGGCGGACGACTATCAAACGCTCGCCGCGCTGGTGCCCAAGAGCGACGCGGGCGCCGAGGCATCGTGGAAGGGCGCCGTTCGCGCCAATCTGGGGCCGACGTTGGCCGAACGGTTGCCGCCGCTCGGCGCGTACCTGGTGCTCACCGCGCGTTTGCCGGCGCAGCCTGGCCAAGGCGCTGCCGAGACGCTGGCATCGCTCGCCGCTGGCCAGCAGATTCCCGCGGATGCCGAAGAAGCGGGACGGATGGTCGTGGCAATTCCGCAGGCCGTCGCATCGCTGGGCAGCGATGCGGCACAGCAGGACGTCGGCCTGCAGGCCATGGCCCGTTTGTCCGAACGCTTCGTCGTGGCGCCACCCGAAGTGCTCGCGGCCCGCGCGACATTGATGCAGGCGCGCCTGTGGACGTCCATCGATCACGAGGCGCCGCCGCAACGGCTGGTGCTGGCCGAGCGGGCGGCGAGCGAACAATGGCAGAGCTTGCTCAAACCCGGCGGAGTCGAGGCCGGCGCGACGATGGTGCTGCTGGATTGCTTCGCGGCAGAATGCACGAGCCTGTCGTTTGACCAAGGGCCCGCGAACCTGGCCGACCAGGTTCGCGAGAGCGAAGCGCGCCTGGCTCGAGCGGCGCTGGCGAGCGACATGCAGCCGCCGCTGGCGCCCTATCGCGCGTATGTCGCGGCGATCGTCGGCAGTTACCGCGAGGGCTCGACCGCGCCGGCCGCCGATCAATTGGTCGCGTTGTTCGACGCTGGGCAACCCCAGACCGCCGCGCTCGCGCTGCCCGACCGGAAGCAGCGTGCCGCGCAGCGACTGGTGAGCGCGGCGCAGCGTGCGGCCGGTTTGCCCGCCGGCGATGCCAAGGCCCTCAACGCCGCGCTCGACGTCCTCACGTGGAAGTTGCCGGCTGAGGCTGCCGGGCATTTGCCCGAGTGGCTGGCGACGGCCGAACGACTCGATCCGGCCGGCAACCAGCCCGCGCGCGACCTGCTCGCCACGCTGGCCTGGGGCGCCGGTGACGACCGGTTGGACGAGGCCGCCAGCAAGGCTACGGCGCTCATCGAACAACACGGCCTGGTCAATGCCCAGACGCTGCACCTGTTGGCACGCGCAGGGATTCGCCAGTACACGCAGGCCGCAGCCGGCGAGAGTTCCGGCAAGCTGGCCGCGGCGATCGCCTCGCTGCACGCGCTCGGCGCACATGTGCTGCCTGCCGGCGCGAAGCCCACGCGCGAAGTGTACGACCTCGTGTTGCGGCCCGCTTGCGAACTAGACGCCACCGGCAAACTCGACGAGTCGCTGACGCCCGACAGCCGCCGACAATTGGCCAGGCTGTACGCCGAGTCGGCCGAGGCCCTGGCGATTCAACCCACTTGGGAGGCGGACACCTTCGGGTCGGACCTCGTGTTTCGCCGCTGGGAGCGGGCCGTGAATCTCGACCCTGACGATCCCCAATATCGCCTGCAGCGCGGTCTGGCCCGGCTGGAGATCGACCGGCTCAACCGCCTGACTTCGGCCGACGTGGAGACGGCCTTTGCCGATGCCGCGAAATCGGACCGGGCGAGCGTTGAAAGCGCCGTCGCCGCGGCGGCGGCCGACAGCCCGTTGCGCTTGTGGGCCGATTACCTCGACGCGCAATTGCGGTTCCACGACGCCGAGCGCGAGCGGGACGCGGGGAAGCGTTCGGAGCTGTTCCTGCAGGCGGCCGCGCTGTTCGAACGCGTCGTCAAGAGCCTGCCCGTCGACGAGCGGCCCACGGCGCTGGTGCGCTGCGGCGATGCCTATCTGCGCAGCGCCAATTACCTGTTCTCCACCAACCCGAAACCCGACGATGCGGCGAAGCAGGAGATCCGCCAACGGCTCACCGCGGCGATCGAACATGCGATCGCCGCGATCAGCGACTATCCGCAGCGGAGCAACCCACAGCACGCCTTCACGCTGCGCGGCAACGCCCAGGAAGATTTTCCCTGGTTGTTGGCCGAGCTGCCGGAGAAGTATCTCGACGCCGCACAAGATTTCGAGCAAGCGGTTCATCTGGCCGAGGCCGAAGGACAACCGTTTCAGCTCGACTTCGCGCGGTACAACCTCGGCCGTTGCCAGGCCAAGCTGTGCGAGATGGCCTGGCAGAACAAAGCCAGCTTCGCGCCCCAGGGCGAACCAGACCTGCCTGCGCCATTCCAAGACGTCTATCGCGTCGCCGCCCAGGGCATCGAGAACCTGACCGCGGCCAGCCTGACGCCCGACACTGCCTTGCCGCGCGAACGGCGCGACGAATCGTTGCGTTGGGTGATCCGTTTGCAATGGTGCCTGCACCATGCCGAGCCGCAGGCCCTGGCCCGGGCCCGCTATGAGACCCTGCGTACGGCGTTGGAAAGCTGGCGCGGTGAGTTCGCGCGCGTGCCCACGCTCGAAGCGAGCCTGGGGGGCCGATTGAGCGTGGCGCAGTTCGAATATGCGCGAACCCTCGACGATCCCGAGTCGCCCGAGGCTCAGGCCCACGAGAACGAGGCGCTCGAGCGCGCCACGGCGCTGTTGCAGGCCCCGCAGCAGGCCGGCTTCGAGCGTCGTGGCGACCTGGTTTGGGTCCAAGCCGACCACGCGCTGTTGCGCCGCAAAGACCCGCGCGCGGCGATGGCCGCCTGGGACACCGAGCTCAAAGCCGCGACCGAGGCCGGCGGCGCGCGGCTGGGCTTCCTCCTGGCCGATGCGGCCGAATGGCTGTTCCATCGCGGCGTGATCTTCCGCCCGCAAGATTCGAAGCGCCACGACGAGTATGCCGCGGCGCTCAAGAAACAACTCGCCGCCGCTGCCGGTAACAAGGAGCTCGGCGCCGGTCAGGCCGCGGCACGCTTCGGCCAGGTGCTGTTGGCCTCGTCCGACGCCAAGGGCGACGCGGCGCTCAAACAGGTGAACCAGGATTTCAGCGCGGCGATGGGCCTGGCCGGCGCGGCCGGAACGGGCGACTTGTTTCCCATCACGGTGACTTACTACATGGACTGGCTGTTCCGCAGCCCGCTGTGGCAGCCACCGCAGGCCGCCGCGGAGAAAAAGCAGAAGCTCGACGAACTGCTCCGCCAGGTCCGGTTGCTCAATCCGCCGCACCTGCGCCAGCTCACGACGCTGACCGGCATCGAGACGCTGCTCCGGTCCAAACTCCGCTGAGTAGCGGCGCCACCGGCACTCTCGCGCGCCAGCATTGCTGGTATCGAATTGCGCGAAGATTAGGCATGTTCTGTGCCGATGAGTCGTATGGGTTATTCCGATCGTGCCGAGGGGGCGCCTGCGCCTAGCGCGGCGCCGCCCGATTGCCGGCGATGGTGGCAAGGATGTTTGCACGATCGGCCCGGAAATGCGCCCAGGGAGGGGGGCAATGTTCCATTCGACGCTTCGTGCGTGTTTGCGCGCCGGCGCGCGGCTTGGCGGCCGGTTGGCCGTCGTCTGCGCTGCCGTGGCCGCGACGCCTGGGACCCGCGCCGCCGACGGGCTGCCGGAGATCACCTACGAAGTCCGCGAACGCGAAATTGCCAACCCGGCCCAACGCGGTGCGATCCGCTACGAACGCGGAAAGTTTGCCCTGTCGCAGATCGGCTGGGCGCAATTGGCGAGCTTCCAGCAGGACGTGCCGCCGCCCGGCGAGTTGCCTAGCCGTCCGCCCGACGTCGAGGGCGAAAACCCGCCCGCCGGCGGCAACCAGGCCGAGAACGGCGCGCCGCAGCGCCCCGGCGACACGGCGCAACCGCAAACCACGGATCGGGCAGCCCCGCAGCAGCCCGACCTCAGCGCGCCGCAACAACCCGACTTGAGCGCCCCGCAGCAGCCGGGCGACATCACGTTGGCCACGGCCAGCGCGTTTACGTTCAATCGCGACGTGGGCGCGGCCCCGGCCGACGCGCCCAGCGGCTCGCCGGCCAGCCAGATCACCTCGAACACGACCGACACCGTGACCTCGACGGCGCTCGGCGAAGCCCTGAGCAACAACCTCGAGGCGGTCCGCGTGCAGCGGCGTTCGCCGGTGGTGCTCGACCCGTACGTGCGCGGCTATCGCTATGGCCAGTTGTTCACGCAGATCGACGGGGCCTTCCAGTTTCCGGTCCGCACCGACTTGGGCAATGCCCTGATGTTCGTCGACTCGGACCTGATCCAGAGCGCGACGGTCGTCTCGGGGCCGTATGGCGTGCGTTACGGACCGGGACTGGCATTCATCGACATCACGCGCGTCGCGCCGCCGAGGTATGAATGCGGCTTCGAGTCGCATCTGAAGTTGGGCGGCACGTATCTCGACAACGGCGCCCAGTACCGTGGGCGAA
The genomic region above belongs to Pirellulales bacterium and contains:
- a CDS encoding protein kinase; this translates as MTSGPTGDPAGLYREGSEPVAGYVLERLLGRGNFGEVWRAKSAGVQCALKIVQLGGEYPEVGDREVRSLQLVKRLSHSRICGIQGIWIKDWHGTILDIDSIDKVAIKQGRYQSADGSTVLDREKPPTLVVAMRLAQYSLHDLLKQYRDQGRRGIPLPELMGYMRDAARGLDYLHDPKDIDGNPLDAVVHCDIKPQNILKHHEEALIGDLGIARRWDAATGMTYKTEGVPNFLTPFYAAPELWSDRPVPATDQYALAVTLFQCLTDRLPLGLSKDELRDRTAVMMAHVGGRMRFRKGLELAEGLNAEQQTRLSDVLQRATTPDATKRFPNCVTFIQSVETALAGEYLGSSAGFALSNLSHSNFGEPVPAAGTSGSVPVITGPAGSIQTGQGRPRGTEVETLAATSAVSPQADQIDTAKTQATIEAGGVDSIDAPSQETMVAPDVAHSTGAGTSAVLLRRVATLVAVVAIVGVAAWQFVLRRGPATPPSVETPPGTAAAANVPAPAGPEPPKSDWAAAVATFHRQLDGDQLAEAKTTLAEVQRLPSDDPAAWAIGLVAGARLLVREANWTEAQKELAALDAHGSTIADALNEATTDELKREGQAHAALYELLELLTAAQWPVKAGPTAKLQREQAAAALGQLAQATTAPAAEANRWAGEYRAAVALAAAAIDALRTELWNSETPAADDYQTLAALVPKSDAGAEASWKGAVRANLGPTLAERLPPLGAYLVLTARLPAQPGQGAAETLASLAAGQQIPADAEEAGRMVVAIPQAVASLGSDAAQQDVGLQAMARLSERFVVAPPEVLAARATLMQARLWTSIDHEAPPQRLVLAERAASEQWQSLLKPGGVEAGATMVLLDCFAAECTSLSFDQGPANLADQVRESEARLARAALASDMQPPLAPYRAYVAAIVGSYREGSTAPAADQLVALFDAGQPQTAALALPDRKQRAAQRLVSAAQRAAGLPAGDAKALNAALDVLTWKLPAEAAGHLPEWLATAERLDPAGNQPARDLLATLAWGAGDDRLDEAASKATALIEQHGLVNAQTLHLLARAGIRQYTQAAAGESSGKLAAAIASLHALGAHVLPAGAKPTREVYDLVLRPACELDATGKLDESLTPDSRRQLARLYAESAEALAIQPTWEADTFGSDLVFRRWERAVNLDPDDPQYRLQRGLARLEIDRLNRLTSADVETAFADAAKSDRASVESAVAAAAADSPLRLWADYLDAQLRFHDAERERDAGKRSELFLQAAALFERVVKSLPVDERPTALVRCGDAYLRSANYLFSTNPKPDDAAKQEIRQRLTAAIEHAIAAISDYPQRSNPQHAFTLRGNAQEDFPWLLAELPEKYLDAAQDFEQAVHLAEAEGQPFQLDFARYNLGRCQAKLCEMAWQNKASFAPQGEPDLPAPFQDVYRVAAQGIENLTAASLTPDTALPRERRDESLRWVIRLQWCLHHAEPQALARARYETLRTALESWRGEFARVPTLEASLGGRLSVAQFEYARTLDDPESPEAQAHENEALERATALLQAPQQAGFERRGDLVWVQADHALLRRKDPRAAMAAWDTELKAATEAGGARLGFLLADAAEWLFHRGVIFRPQDSKRHDEYAAALKKQLAAAAGNKELGAGQAAARFGQVLLASSDAKGDAALKQVNQDFSAAMGLAGAAGTGDLFPITVTYYMDWLFRSPLWQPPQAAAEKKQKLDELLRQVRLLNPPHLRQLTTLTGIETLLRSKLR